Below is a genomic region from Granulicella sibirica.
TGCGGCGAAGTCGCGTTTCGCGGCTGCGCAAATTGGTTCCCTAAGTATCGTCGCCTATGATGCATTCCACAGCCTGCCGCACTGGCTGGGTTCCCTTAGCGGGCACAGAATGGGCAAAATGTCTACACAGTGTGCGACATCACTCGTGACAAGAGATCCTGATGAGATTTGAGGACGAATAATGACTGTGATCGAAAGAGCGCCGACGGTAGATAGTGGTAGCCGCAATGATCGCTGATTTCGGTCAGCCTTTCCTTGTCCTGAGGGAGCGTGAGGCCTGAAATCGCGCGGAAATAATCGTCAATCCCGCCCCCGATCGTTGCCAACATCATGTGCCCCGGCGCCGAGCCCACATTCCGGAATGCGTGATATGTATTCCGAGAGGACAAGATCGCTCTACCGTTAACCATCGGTACCCAAATCCCGTCTTTGTAGAACTCATACTGGCCCTCAAGTACGGTGAAGATCTCTTCCTCTTTCACGTGCATGCGGGGGGGCGGTCCGCCGCCAGGTGGAGTCGTCTCAATAAAACGCAACAGGTGTAATTAGAGGACTTGCTGGAGACCACAATTTCCAGAGAAAGGTCGTCAAGAATGGTGATGAAGTCCTGTTCTGCCAAAATTCCTCCGTAAATAGAAACTACTTCTAAGACGAGTATTTCGAAGCGGTAGTTATCCTCTTAGAAGACCTTCGAACAAAATTTACCCGCACCTGTCTCCCGTGGGGCAGCCTCTGTTATCGATGACTGAGTTTAGATTTGCCGTATTCAGTCGTTGATAACAGTCAGTATGGAGTGACCGGCGCCGACCGTGGGTTAGGCTGTGAGCGTCCGAAGGGCGCAAAGTTCAGAGCCACAGAGGAAGGGAGCCGGTCATAAAGGAGAAGGTACTAATTTTAGGTTTGGATGTCCATGCTAAGACGATCGCCGTAGCGGTCGCAGAGCCGGAAGGTGAAGTGCGGAGCCTGGGAACGATTCCGAACCGCGCGGAGTCTATTCGCAAGTTGATCAAGAAGTTTGGTTCGGCGGCCAAGCTGAGAAGCCTGTTATGAAGCCGGACCGACGGGCTACGTCGTGTACTGGCAACTGGCGGAGCTCGGCATCGAGTGCGAAGTTGTGGCAACCACGCTGGTACCGGTCAAGGCTGGCGATCGAGTGAAGACCGATCGAAGGGATGCCGAGAAGCTGGCGCGATGCTACCGATCAAGGGGATCTGACGGCGGTCTGGGTTCCGGATGAAGGTTCTGAAGCGTTACGCGATCTGGTGCGAGCTCGCGAAGCAGCGAAGCAAGATCAGACTCGATCGCGGCATCGCTTGAGCAAGTTCCTTCTGCACTCCGGTCAGCGTCCACCAACCGCCCCGGCCCTGGGCACGCCTGTCACGACCGCGTCCTGGAGAGACAAGCCCTCCTGGTTCATCGTTGCAAGCAGGGACCGCACAATCTCCCCGCAGCTTGAAGAACTGGAAGCCAAGCGGATGAACGCCATCACGACAAGAGCAGATTCCTGCCATGTGGTGATGCTGTCGAAGCCCGAAGTAGTCACTGATGTCATCATTCGCGCCAGTCATGCACTCGATAACGATCGGCAGTAAGGCTCACCACAGTAGCAGCTTGCGCCTCGCGGCAGAACATTTGGCTGACCTGCCGAACGCTTGCGATCACCCTTCCTTCAAACCGTCTCAGATCAACCTCGTCAAGAATGGACAACGTGAGCTCCTACACCCACAACACTGCACCCACTCAGTTCGTCGAGAGCGAAGGCATCCGTTTTGCTTTTCGTCGCTTCGGTAAACAGGAAAGCATTCCGCTTGTCTTCATCCCTCATATCCTGGGGAATCTGGACAGCTGGGACCCCTCAGTGACAGACGGCCTCGCGGCTGACCGTGAGGTTATTCTCTTCAACAATGCCGGGGTCGCGAGTTCGAGCGGGGAGGTGCCCACGACCTTCGCAGAGATGGCCAAGAGCGCTGGAGTCTTCATCGATGCTCTCGGACTCACTAGAGTGGATGTTCTCGGGTTCTCGATTGGGTCGATGATGCAGAACGTTGCTCTAGAACGGCCAGATTTGGTGCGCAAGCTGGTGATCGTCGGGAGTGGACCCCGCAACGGCGACGGGATTCCGCTGACACCTGAGTCTCAGGCCATTTTCACAAACAAGTACGGGAACCTCGATGACTTTTGGATCGACGGCTTCTTCACGGCGTCTCCTGAGAGCCTAGCGGCGGGTCGAGCATTCCTGGAACGCCGAGATGCACGTGTGGAGAATCGTGACACCCCTATCGGGGAGAAGGTGCAGCCTGCGCAAATTCGCAGCTCTTCAGGAGTGGGGGAACCCGATCGGAGAACGCTTCGCTTATCTGCAGGGCATCAAGATTCCCGTCCTGATCGTTGGGGGGAAATCGGACATTATCTTTTACACGATCAACTCCTTCTATCTCGAGCAGAGCCTTCCGGACGCACAGCTGATCCTTTATCCCGACGCCGCGCACGGCTCGCTCTTTCAGTACCCGGCTTTGTTCGTAGAACATACGGCAATGTTCCTGCGAGGCTGACGAGGCACCATGAACATCGTCGCAGCGCTCTTCAAAAGCAACTTGCCAATCCGTGACAACCTTAAGCGTGTGGTGGCTCGTTAGAAATATTCGGGGATTAGCGCCAATCAAACGAAGGATCCATATGGATCACCTCTTCAATCGCACCAAGCGTTCTCGCGTGAAGAAAATTCAATGGCGCTCATTGAGCCCTTGCTCAATTGATGTGGGCGGGATTAGTAACGAGAAACGCCGTTCTCGGCAGCAGTGAATTTGCGAGTGCGCAATCGCGAGTGCGTTCATCGGGACTTGGATTTGTCTCGAATGTCCCATCGCCAGATTCCGATCTCAGCTTCTGAGAAAGGGGTTGTGAGGTTCCCACGCTCGAACACGTCGCGCTGACCAAACAGATCCCAAGAGGGCGACGCGCCAAGAATATTTTCTGCTATTCGGGCGCAACAGCCACCAAAACAGCCACTCGACCAAAACGAAGAAGACCACCTCATGGGTGGCCTCTGTAACTTGTTGCTTCTTATGGTATTTATGGCTCCTGAGGTAGGACTCGAACCTACAACCCTTCGGTTAACAGCCGAATGCTCTGCCATTGAGCTACTCAGGAATGCCTTGTTGAGGGCCGGCTTCTGCTGCGCCGCCTCAACCGTTATACCAAACTTGTGCGGGTGGGTCAAAGTTGCCGCGCGTTATCATGGGCACTTGGAGGAGCTTTCGTATGTCCAGAATCTCTCGTTTGCAACGGGACGAAGTCTTGCCAGAAGCGGTCGCGATCTACGACAAATATCTGCGAGACCGTGGCAACGTGCCCAACATGTTTCGCACCATGGCGCATCGGCCCGAGATCTTCAAGACGATCATCGCTCACATGGAGGCGGTGCTGAACACCGGCACGCTCACCAAGGCGCTCAAAGAACTCGTCATTGTGCGAACGTCCCAACTGAATAGAACACCCTACTGCCTCGCCTCTCACACGACCATCGCGAAGAAGCTCGGCTGGTCCGAAGCTCAGATCGCCGCTCTTGATCAACCCGCGACCGGGGAGTTTTCCGAGCGAGAGAAGGTAGCCATCCACCTTGCCGAGATCATGACGCTCGACGCGCATGGGTACTCGGACGCGGATTTTTTTCGGCTCCGGAGCTTTTTTTCCGAAGGAGAGGTCGTCGAGTTGATGGCCGCAATCGGCTTGTTCAACTACTTCAACCGTTTCAATGATTTGCTGGAGATGGAACCAACGCAGCCTGCGAGCAAGGAGGAACTTGCTACTGCTGGCATCGCGGTCGTCTCGTAGCCGTACTCAGCGATAAAGAAGAACGGCGAGACGATAGGCTGTGAACGGGCTTGTTCCATCCCCGGAGCAAGCCCCAACGATCGCCTCACGGTAGCGTCCCGAGCCAATCTCCTTCGTCAGCCTGTCCGGCAGCAGGTCGAGATTGTCCGTTGTGTAACGCATGATGAAGAGAGGCTGGTTCCTGCCTTCGTATCCGGATTCGATCGCGCAGGCACTGCGAGCGTCTGCCCGGCCCGGAAGAATCACGAGCCCGTGCTCATCCAGCAGTCTCCCGACGCTAACCTCCTGGGCGTCAAACGACAGCAGCTGCGTTGTATGTGCGAAGTCCTCCACGGCATAGAGTTGTCCCGCGCGGGAGACAACGGAGATACCCACCGCATCCACACGTGCATCGAGCAGGTTCTCCCGATGACCGGGGGAGTTCATCCAGGCGTGATGGATAGTGCCCGCATCGGGTGCCTCTGCCACGTTCTCCGAGATGAGTGCAAACTTCGCTCCCGCGCTCGCACCCCGCGCCGAAAGTTCCGGCTCTCC
It encodes:
- a CDS encoding carboxymuconolactone decarboxylase family protein; translated protein: MSRISRLQRDEVLPEAVAIYDKYLRDRGNVPNMFRTMAHRPEIFKTIIAHMEAVLNTGTLTKALKELVIVRTSQLNRTPYCLASHTTIAKKLGWSEAQIAALDQPATGEFSEREKVAIHLAEIMTLDAHGYSDADFFRLRSFFSEGEVVELMAAIGLFNYFNRFNDLLEMEPTQPASKEELATAGIAVVS
- a CDS encoding alpha/beta fold hydrolase; this translates as MSSYTHNTAPTQFVESEGIRFAFRRFGKQESIPLVFIPHILGNLDSWDPSVTDGLAADREVILFNNAGVASSSGEVPTTFAEMAKSAGVFIDALGLTRVDVLGFSIGSMMQNVALERPDLVRKLVIVGSGPRNGDGIPLTPESQAIFTNKYGNLDDFWIDGFFTASPESLAAGRAFLERRDARVENRDTPIGEKVQPAQIRSSSGVGEPDRRTLRLSAGHQDSRPDRWGEIGHYLLHDQLLLSRAEPSGRTADPLSRRRARLALSVPGFVRRTYGNVPARLTRHHEHRRSALQKQLANP
- a CDS encoding alpha/beta hydrolase; amino-acid sequence: MSKFLLHSGQRPPTAPALGTPVTTASWRDKPSWFIVASRDRTISPQLEELEAKRMNAITTRADSCHVVMLSKPEVVTDVIIRASHALDNDRQ
- a CDS encoding cupin domain-containing protein; protein product: MRFIETTPPGGGPPPRMHVKEEEIFTVLEGQYEFYKDGIWVPMVNGRAILSSRNTYHAFRNVGSAPGHMMLATIGGGIDDYFRAISGLTLPQDKERLTEISDHCGYHYLPSALFRSQSLFVLKSHQDLLSRVMSHTV